Proteins from a genomic interval of Bos taurus isolate L1 Dominette 01449 registration number 42190680 breed Hereford unplaced genomic scaffold, ARS-UCD2.0 Leftover_ScbfJmS_2420, whole genome shotgun sequence:
- the MGC133764 gene encoding melanoma antigen family B-like: MPRGQNSKHRAREKRRQTQTETQGLHDQATTSGGEETTSSSLPDSESAPSSSSAAGTPKGPQGAHGTTSAAAGAIRKRSGGGGAARSRSGVGAEGQVQEGENSSQASAAAVSSHTDILTRKAELLVPYMLYKYKMRELIKRSEILKEINRRYKEQYPEILRRASEHMEMVFGLVLKEVRPNGHCYILVSNLDLSDSESMRSDLGLPKNGLLMPLLGVIYLNGNHAPEEKIWKFLNMLGIYDGRSHFIFGEPRKLITEDLVRDEYLEYRQVPGSDPPRYEFLWGPKALTETSKMKVLQFLAKVKDSVHPAFLLQYEEAWREEVETTGARSEARAGTSASTRPGTAASAAAGPSALARPGTAA; the protein is encoded by the coding sequence ATGCCCCGTGGGCAGAACAGTAAGCACCGTGCTCGTGAGAAACGTCGCCAGACCCAAACTGAGACCCAGGGTCTTCATGATCAGGCTACCACCTCTGGGGGAGAAGagaccacctcctcctcccttcctgatTCAGAGAGTGCTCCCTCAAGCTCGTCTGCTGCTGGCACCCCGAAGGGGCCTCAGGGAGCCCACGGCACCACCAGTGCTGCTGCAGGTGCTATACGCAAAAGATCTGGTGGTGGTGGCGCAGCACGCTCGAGATCTGGAGTAGGTGCCGAGGGCCAAGTTCAGGAAGGTGAAAATTCCTCCCAGGCCTCAGCTGCTGCTGTGAGCTCTCACACAGATATTCTGACCAGGAAGGCAGAGCTATTGGTGCCGTACATGCTGTATAAGTATAAGATGAGGGAGCTCATTAAGAGGTCCGAAATTTTGAAGGAAATCAATAGAAGGTACAAGGAACAATACCCTGAGATCCTTAGAAGGGCCTCCGAGCACATGGAGATGGTGTTTGGCCTGGTGCTGAAGGAAGTCAGGCCCAACGGTCACTGCTATATCCTGGTGAGCAACCTAGATCTCAGCGACAGTGAGTCTATGAGAAGTGACTTGGGGCTGCCGAAGAATGGTCTTCTGATGCCTCTGCTGGGTGTCATCTACCTGAATGGCAACCACGCCCCTGAGGAgaagatctggaagttcctgAATATGCTGGGCATCTATGATGGAAGAAGTCACTTCATCTTTGGAGAGCCCAGGAAGCTCATCACAGAAGATCTGGTGCGGGATGAGTACCTGGAGTACCGCCAGGTGCCCGGCAGCGATCCCCCTCGCTATGAGTTCCTCTGGGGTCCTAAAGCGCTCACAGAAACGAGCAAGATGAAAGTCCTGCAGTTTTTGGCCAAGGTCAAGGATTCAGTCCATCCTGCCTTCCTGCTGCAATATGAGGAGGCTTGGAGAGAGGAAGTAGAGACCACCGGAGCCAGAAGTgaagccagggctggcacttctgCCTCAACCAGGCCTGGCACTGCCGCCTCAGCCgctgctggcccttctgctttggccaggcCTGGCACTGCTGCCTCA
- the MGC133764 gene encoding melanoma antigen family B-like isoform X1: protein MPRGQNSKHRAREKRRQTQTETQGLHDQATTSGGEETTSSSLPDSESAPSSSSAAGTPKGPQGAHGTTSAAAGAIRKRSGGGGAARSRSGVGAEGQVQEGENSSQASAAAVSSHTDILTRKAELLVPYMLYKYKMRELIKRSEILKEINRRYKEQYPEILRRASEHMEMVFGLVLKEVRPNGHCYILVSNLDLSDSESMRSDLGLPKNGLLMPLLGVIYLNGNHAPEEKIWKFLNMLGIYDGRSHFIFGEPRKLITEDLVRDEYLEYRQVPGSDPPRYEFLWGPKALTETSKMKVLQFLAKVKDSVHPAFLLQYEEAWREEVETTGARSEARAGTSASTRPGTAASAAAGPSALARPGTAASAAACSSASTRPGTAASTSAGPSALATARPRATSSRSSRP from the coding sequence ATGCCCCGTGGGCAGAACAGTAAGCACCGTGCTCGTGAGAAACGTCGCCAGACCCAAACTGAGACCCAGGGTCTTCATGATCAGGCTACCACCTCTGGGGGAGAAGagaccacctcctcctcccttcctgatTCAGAGAGTGCTCCCTCAAGCTCGTCTGCTGCTGGCACCCCGAAGGGGCCTCAGGGAGCCCACGGCACCACCAGTGCTGCTGCAGGTGCTATACGCAAAAGATCTGGTGGTGGTGGCGCAGCACGCTCGAGATCTGGAGTAGGTGCCGAGGGCCAAGTTCAGGAAGGTGAAAATTCCTCCCAGGCCTCAGCTGCTGCTGTGAGCTCTCACACAGATATTCTGACCAGGAAGGCAGAGCTATTGGTGCCGTACATGCTGTATAAGTATAAGATGAGGGAGCTCATTAAGAGGTCCGAAATTTTGAAGGAAATCAATAGAAGGTACAAGGAACAATACCCTGAGATCCTTAGAAGGGCCTCCGAGCACATGGAGATGGTGTTTGGCCTGGTGCTGAAGGAAGTCAGGCCCAACGGTCACTGCTATATCCTGGTGAGCAACCTAGATCTCAGCGACAGTGAGTCTATGAGAAGTGACTTGGGGCTGCCGAAGAATGGTCTTCTGATGCCTCTGCTGGGTGTCATCTACCTGAATGGCAACCACGCCCCTGAGGAgaagatctggaagttcctgAATATGCTGGGCATCTATGATGGAAGAAGTCACTTCATCTTTGGAGAGCCCAGGAAGCTCATCACAGAAGATCTGGTGCGGGATGAGTACCTGGAGTACCGCCAGGTGCCCGGCAGCGATCCCCCTCGCTATGAGTTCCTCTGGGGTCCTAAAGCGCTCACAGAAACGAGCAAGATGAAAGTCCTGCAGTTTTTGGCCAAGGTCAAGGATTCAGTCCATCCTGCCTTCCTGCTGCAATATGAGGAGGCTTGGAGAGAGGAAGTAGAGACCACCGGAGCCAGAAGTgaagccagggctggcacttctgCCTCAACCAGGCCTGGCACTGCCGCCTCAGCCgctgctggcccttctgctttggccaggcCTGGCACTGCTGCCTCAGCCGCTGCTTGCTCTTCTGCCTCAACCAGGCCTGGCACTGCTGCCTCaaccagtgctggcccttctgctttggccactGCACGCCCCAGGGCCACATCCAGCCGCTCATCTCGCCCCTAG